The proteins below come from a single Tachypleus tridentatus isolate NWPU-2018 chromosome 13, ASM421037v1, whole genome shotgun sequence genomic window:
- the LOC143240892 gene encoding hemicentin-1-like isoform X3, whose product MVRLQCRFNPALSSGNILYYWIRTNKDGKDNAAISGVALDPHYQVEFAPNEGRYDLLISHAKYDADNGHFECKLKEGGSGADIYNMAFTVTVLIPPGPPNIIPTNPTAKEGEPFILTCSSEGGSPDPLIQWYREGTPLQGQLQKGGSRDKPTSSVLKISPKMEDDGATYRCAVWNRAIREEQKLEASVTLKVHFFPRVTVGPYNPLNILLDKEAILTCSVVANPSVHSVRWVKDNQLLSNAYNYTISAVTPGDSGTYTCIADNGVGKASQGNLELSVLYGPRVMLEKHKEVSVGDSVSIKCNVDSSPPPHSLLWLKEGDPLFQQSGDTLQLNEVDAEHSGNYVCQAINILKPAGSVIEKEMTSNASVTILIQHKPGNVEIVPQNPVAVAGKSFILTCLAQPSGWPLPEYHWWKEDKKGTDLERKVNYTIKSVHLSHEGRYHCQPQNVLGQGNIGSVYLTVQVPTSIIMPLRPQVIKQDGDATFSVTCKARGKPKPQVQWQKNGQEIMRENSLFYIETTEQIEDKNAYIVKSTLKFQGTGKQQKMISPEDRGRYSCEFENGLGEPIKSEMLLKIEHSPVVRHTYSVVAFDMGETAVLQCKMQAYPEPTFEWYFKGRKLENYGTYKTNVTDIGEDIYIGTLSILDVKDTDYGDYSCQARNRVGDDEKAFIKLAKKSPPDTPVNVSGIDVNSDRISLRWVEGFNGGFSNTEFLITYVNLKTGNTKNVSCHDQNPCQITGLQSKTDYKFKLRAVNPRGYSPYSDDIVVSTKVNMKDMPRATVAQYDRESHHVFFRVDPTVFNLVAKVEAKQSWENEWHLQKTIPVEHEEMEIYLDQSGEEFYDVRIVLCLLSNESWCGDEKLAEPYVDGVPQVLGTKPLLSTAVMVVIAAVAAGVFLLLVVIVICCCWKKRGKKANKKDYEMKGTDVQPKTISPPYYPDSNGGNKNVEGNMDDISKAPMYTTSIQSLNGHLLPSQHHANGMMYLPERDPSGNDSHSDLWMKSEGELPRESSYHTYDGGIPNGYYYPEDYQPLTEDVMNMKNREHLHSPYYDVSGLPNPYAINEDDKTQQISLSFDESLESGYSTPNSRNRRVVHEIIV is encoded by the exons ATGGTTCGTCTCCAATGTCGGTTCAACCCAGCACTTTCTTCAGGGAACATCCTATATTATTGGATACGGACAAACAAAGACGGTAAAGACAATGCAGCTATCAGCGGCGTGGCCTTAGATCCACATTACCAAGTTGAATTTGCTCCCAATGAAGGCAGATATGATTTACTTATCTCGCATGCAAAATACGATGCAGACAACGGTCACTTTGAGTGCAAGTTGAAGGAAGGTGGTAGTGGAGCCGATATCTACAACATGGCCTTTACAGTCACAGTTCTCA ttCCGCCAGGACCACCAAATATCATCCCCACAAACCCTACAGCGAAAGAAGGTGAGCCATTCATACTCACGTGCTCCAGCGAAGGAGGTAGCCCTGATCCTCTCATCCAATGGTATCGGGAAGGAACTCCATTACAAGGGCAGCTACAGAAGGGAGGATCTCGGGATAAGCCTACCTCAAGTGTTTTGAAAATATCTCCTAAAATGGAAGATGATGGCGCCACCTATCGGTGTGCTGTATGGAATCGAGCAATTCGTGAAGAGCAGAAACTTGAAGCAAGTGTTACACTAAAAGTTCATT tttttccaAGAGTAACAGTTGGACCCTATAACCCCTTGAACATACTTTTGGATAAAGAAGCTATTCTGACTTGTTCAGTTGTAGCTAATCCTTCTGTTCATTCTGTACGCTGGGTGAAAGACAATCAGCTGTTGTCTAATGCTTATAATTACACCATCTCAGCAGTGACTCCAGGTGACAGTGGAACTTATACTTGTATTGCTGATAATGGAGTTGGGAAAGCAAGTCAAGGCAATCTGGAGCTATCTGTTTTAT ATGGCCCAAGAGTGATGTTGGAGAAACACAAAGAAGTTTCTGTAGGTGATTCTGTATCCATAAAGTGTAACGTAGACTCCAGCCCTCCCCCTCATTCGCTACTATGGCTGAAGGAAGGAGATCCTTTATTCCAGCAGAGTGGTGACACCTTACAGCTGAATGAAGTTGATGCTGAACATTCTGGGAATTATGTTTGCCAAGCAATCAACATTCTGAAACCAGCTGGTTCTGTAATTGAGAAAGAAATGACAAGCAATGCATCAGTTACTATACTCATCCAAC ATAAACCAGGAAATGTTGAGATTGTCCCCCAAAATCCAGTGGCAGTAGCTGGGAAGTCCTTCATTTTGACTTGTTTAGCACAACCTTCAGGATGGCCTCTGCCAGAGTATCACTGGTGGAAAGAAGACAAAAAAGGCACAGATTTGGAAAGAAaagtaaattatacaataaagtCTGTACATCTGAGTCATGAAGGTCGATACCACTGTCAACCCCAAAATGTGCTTGGTCAAGGCAACATTGGATCTGTTTATCTTACAGTTCAAG taCCTACTTCCATCATCATGCCTTTGAGACCACAAGTCATTAAGCAAGATGGAGATGCTACTTTTAGTGTAACTTGTAAGGCTCGTGGAAAACCTAAACCTCAAGTTCAGTGGCAAAAAAATGGACAAGAAATAATGAGAGAAAATAGTTTATTCTACATTGAAACAACTGAGcaaatagaagacaaaaatgctTATATTGTGAAAAGTACATTGAAGTTTCAAGGGACTGGAAAACAGCAAAAAATGATTTCACCTGAAGACAGAGGTCGATATTCTTGTGAATTTGAGAATGGTTTAGGAGAACCAATAAAGTCGGAAATGCTGCTCAAAATAGAAC ATTCTCCAGTTGTACGACATACCTACAGTGTAGTAGCTTTTGATATGGGAGAAACTGCTGTTCTTCAGTGCAAAATGCAGGCCTATCCTGAACCCACTTTTGAGTGGTATTTTAAGGGACGTAAATTGGAGAACTATGGAACttacaaaacaaatgttacaGATATTGGAGAAGACATCTACATAGGAACTCTGTCTATCTTGGATGTGAAGGACACTGATTATGGTGACTATTCTTGTCAAGCCCGAAATCGAGTTGGAGATGATGAAAAGGCTTTTATTAAACTTGCCAAGAAAA gTCCTCCAGACACTCCTGTTAATGTTAGTGGAATTGATGTTAATTCTGATCGAATCTCTTTAAGATGGGTTGAAGGATTCAATGGTGGTTTCTCAAACACAGAATTTTTAATCACTTATGTAAACCTAAAAACAGGAAATACCAAAAATGTGTCTTGTCATGATCAAAATCCCTGTCAAATTACAG ggcTTCAATCAAAAACAGATTATAAATTCAAATTAAGAGCTGTAAATCCACGTGGTTATAGTCCATACTCTGATGATATAGTTGTTTCAACAAAag taaatatgaAAG ATATGCCTCGAGCTACTGTTGCACAGTATGACAGAGAATCTCACCATGTGTTCTTTAGAGTGGATCCTACAGTCTTTAATTTAGTTGCAAAG GTGGAAGCTAAACAAAGTTGGGAAAATGAATGGCATTTACAAAAAACTATTCCTGTTGAACACGAAGAAATGGAAATCTATTTAGATCAATCTGGTGAAGAGTTTTATGATGTACGAATTGTGTTATGTCTTCTGAGTAATGAATCCTGGTGTGGAGATGAAAAATTAGCAGAACCATATGTTG ATGGTGTTCCTCAAGTACTTGGAACCAAACCTTTGCTGTCTACAGCTGTTATGGTTGTTATTGCAGCAGTTGCAGCTGGAGTCTTTCTTTTATTAGTGGTTATTGTAATCTGTTGTTGCTGGAAGAAAAGAGGCAAAAAAG CTAACAAGAAAGATTATGAAATGAAGGGAACAGA TGTTCAACCAAAGACAATATCTCCTCCTTATTACCCAGACAGTAATGGtggtaataaaaatgtagaagGAAATATGGATGATATCAGTAAGGCTCCCATGTATACAACTTCCATTCAAAGTCTTAATGGACACCTTCTGCCTAGCCAACATCATGCTAATG GAATGATGTACCTGCCAGAACGAGATCCAAGTGGTAATGATAGTCATTCTGATCTGTGGATGAAATCTGAGGGGGAATTGCCTCGAGAAAGTTCGTACCATACCTATGATGGTGGGATACCTAATGGTTACTATTACCCAGAAGATTACCAACCATTGACAGAAGATGTCATGAATATGAAGAACAGGGAGCATTTGC